The Macaca fascicularis isolate 582-1 chromosome 1, T2T-MFA8v1.1 genome includes a window with the following:
- the LOC123573594 gene encoding uncharacterized protein yields MQQNRSHQKPELELELLILELLSLRNHELNKPLFFICNPVSGGSPNASRSPPCLPTPCGDVRARGIQGLVPAAEAYGISRERAASHGVEEPLKPSRSGGLPPPNSEKSTAERRKRALLLASRSPGTATKSPTPLFPFPEDPGTLLPSSSSKDSRTLSVPHSSKATSFSRGGLPDLVLLELQERRCTGLTSPAHWRVFELSVRKTFGENTAHRNLYYTLRILYNIMYIVDKLANVCGVFLETVSILVGISGIG; encoded by the exons ATGCAGCAGAATAGGTCTCACCAGAAGCCAGAACTTGAACTTGAACTTCTTatccttgaacttctcagcctgcGGAACCATGAGCtaaacaaacctcttttctttatatgtaacccagtctcag GGGGCTCTCCCAACGCGTCCCGCAGCCCACCCTGCCTCCCGACTCCCTGCGGTGATGTCCGGGCTAGAGGAATCCAGGGCTTGGTCCCTGCAGCTGAGGCCTACGGGATATCCCGGGAAAGAGCAGCCTCTCACGGTGTTGAAGAGCCCCTCAAGCCTTCGCGCTCTGGTGGCCTCCCTCCGCCGAATTCTGAGAAAAGCACTGCGGAACGGCGGAAGAGGGCCCTGCTGCTTGCCTCGCGCTCCCCGGGGACCGCGACTAAGTCCCCGACGCCGCTCTTCCCTTTCCCTGAGGACCCTGGGACTCTGCTCCCGAGTTCCAGCTCCAAGGACTCAAGGACACTCTCCGTTCCTCACTCTTCAAAGGCCACCTCCTTTTCTAGAGGTGGGCTCCCCGACCTTGTGCTTCTAGAGCTGCAGGAGCGGCGCTGCACAGGTCTAACAAGCCCGGCACATTGGCGGGTGTTCGAGCTCTCAGTTCGAAAGACATTTGGGGAAAATACTGCACATAGAAATTTATATTATACATTacgtatattatataatattatgtatataGTCGATAAATTAGCAAATGTGTGCGGTGTTTTTCTTGAAACCGTTAGCATCCTAGTTGGTATTAGTGGTATTGGTTGA